The genomic region TTTTGGTAAAGCTTGCATTATTATTGGCCACCAACATAGAGATATGTTTACCACTGTTTCTGATTTGGTCAATAACCATAGCTCCAGTACTGAGTTCCGCGGCCATGCCTTGCACGGCCCAAAACATGGATTTAAAAGGGTTTTGATTGATCCATCTATGTTTTACGGTAACGATTGCCCTGGTTTTGTCCAAATGTTTTAATCGCACACCACACCACCATGCCGAAGGCAGTTTAAAAAAAGTAAATGTATTGAACTTGCCCGTAGTAGTTGCCATAAGAGAGTTTATTTTCTATAAAAGTATTGAAAATAAATGAAGGTTTAATTGTTAATTATTTGTTAATTTTGAGTACTATGTGTTGCATAGTACCTTATTTTAGATATATATTTGCATAAGAAGTTATTAGGTTATCTATATAATTTGTTTTAACACAATAACGAACAATCAAAATCAACGAACGAGCCATGACAGAATCATTAACAAAGCACGAAAGAAATTTATCGGCCATAATCCACGCCTCAACTTTCTCCAAGTTCTTTATCCCCTTTGGGAATTTTATCATTCCGTTAGTTTTATGGAGCGCCAACAAAAAACAATATGAATTTGTTGACCATAACGGAAAGCAAGCTTTAAATTTTCAGATAAGCCTACTACTCTACTCTATAGTACTGGGTATTATCAGTATTCCCTTTTTCATCGGATTTTTTCCGAATATTTTTGATTTGGACCACTTTGGCTTTAATCGCATCAACAACTTCAACAACCTTAACATCAATTTTGACAGCGATGACTTTAGGTTCGGCACTTGGTTATTGCCATTGGGTATCAGTGGGCTTTTACAAGGGGTCCTATTCGTTATCAATATGGTGTATACCATTTTGGCGACCATACGTACCAACGAGGGGCAAACTTTTAAATATCCCATAACCATCAATTTTATAAAGTAATGGGTATGTTCAAAAACATATTGGTAATCATTGTAATCATTTTTTCAACGAATGCCTTATCTGCACAAGTTGCCGAGGATTCGGAGCTCTATCGAACCTTAAAACAGTACGATAGTATTTTGTTCAATGCGGCATTCAATACTTGTAATACCGATGTTCTGGAAAAAATTTTTACCGAAGACTTTGAGTTTTATCATGACAAGGGCGGTATGACCATAGGAAGGGAAAGTTTTTTAAAGCCTATGAAAGAAAACTGCGCAAAAATGGATGCGCAACAACCACAACCTGCCAAGCGTATTTTATTAGAGGGTAGTCTAAGAGTATATCCTTTGTATAATAAAGGAGCATTATATGGTGCCATTCAACATGGGGTGCATAGGTTTGAGTTTTTGGACGCCAATAAAGAATATCAAAAAGGAGATATCGCCAAATTTACCCATGTGTGGATAAAAGAGAACAATACATGGAAGGTAAAGCGAGAGTTAAGTTACGATCACCAATACAAACCAAAATAATCTAAGGTACTCATCACACCTTTGGGAGTTTAATTATCAATCAATCTATCCTAAACAAGTTTTAGGTAATCATTAATCAAGGTAAAAATGTTTATTCATTAATCAAAAAACGAAAAGTCAAACCATGCGGACGATAGCAGAAAGGAAGGAGCAATCCCGTCAAAAGCCGGGGCTGCATAAAAAACAAAAGGAAATTATGAATGTAGAAAATACAAAAGCACAAATGCGCAAAGGGGTTTTGGAGTACTGCATATTGTCTATCCTAAACGGTAAGGACAAATATGCCTCTGAAATTCTAGAAACCCTAAAAGATGCGAAAATGCTGGTCGTGGAAGGTACTATTTATCCTCTACTCACAAGGTTGAAAAACGCCGGGCTCTTAAATTATAGATGGGAAGAATCAACATCGGGACCACCAAGAAAATATTACACATTAACGGAAACCGGAAAATTATTTTTAAAGGAACTGGATTCTACCTGGGACGAACTTAGAAATGCGACCAATATAGTCACAAAAAACAGTTAACAATCAACTAAAAACATAAGGCCTTAACATCTACAGGTCATAAAAAATATACAAATGAACAAGACAGTAAATATAAATCTCGCCAATATACTCTTTCATATTGATGAAGATGCGTTCAACAAAATGCGAAGGTATCTGGAGTCGGTAAAACGTTCTTTCGCCAACACACCGGGCAGCGACGAAATATTGGCCGATATCGAAGCCCGTATAGCCGAACTTTTTACAGAAAAGCTGGAAAACGAAAGGCAGGTCATAACCCATAAAGAGGTAGACGAGGTGATTACCATAATGGGACAACCGGAAGATTATATGGTAGATGAGGATATTTTTGAGGATGAACCCAAAAGTAGAACCACAGCCAATCAAACACCGGGCACCAAAAAACTATATCGTGATACCGAACAAAAGTACGTGGCCGGTGTTTCATCGGGGTTGGGACACTATTTGGGTATTGACCCCATATGGGTACGACTTTTATGGATTATATTGACCATAGGGTCCGGTGGTGGCTTTATTTTACTTTATGGGCTGTTATGGATCTTGATTCCCGAAGCGGCGACTACTTCCCAAAAGTTGGACATGCGCGGGGAAGATATCAACATCAGTAATATCGAGCGAAAGGTAAAAGAGGGTTTTGACGAGGTTGCAGACAAAGTAAAAAGTGTGGATTACCAGAAGGTAGGCAACCAAGTGAAAAGTTCTGGTAAAACATTTTTTGACACCCTAGGGGATATTATCATGTTTCTCTTTAAAATATTCGGTAAGTTCATAGGTATCTTGTTGATTATTATCGGGGCCTCGGCCATAATAGGCCTATTTGTGGCACTATTGACCGTGGGTATTGCCGGTGCAGTGCATATACCGGGAATAGATTTTTATAATATTATGGATGCCAGTAACATACCCGCTTGGATCGTATCGCTATTGGGTTTCTTCGCCGTAGGTATTCCTTTTTTCTTCCTGTTGTATTTGGGTTTGAAAATCCTAGTGACCAACTTAAAATCTATCGGTAATATTGCCAAGTTTTCCTTATTGGGGCTATGGTTGATCTCGGTAATCATGCTCATTGTGTTTGGCGTAAGACAGGCTGCGGCACACGCCTACGATGGTAGTTTCACCGAAAAACATGAACTGTTTATCCCAAATGGGGATGTTCCCGTAAACATAACCATGGTCACGACAGATAGTGAAGGTAGGGGCAATATGCACATAGGGGACATGATTTTGACCTATGACGAAAAGGGGGAAGAAGTCTTATTGTCCAAAGATATACGGGTGCGATTAAAAAAGTCAAAAGATTCGATTTTTAGGTTAGAGATCAGAAAAGATGCCGATGGCCCTTCCTTTGAAGAAGCTAGGACAACGGCTAAAAACATCAACTATACCTACAGTGTTGACGGCAATACCATTTATTTGGATGAATATCTGAGTACCGGTAAGGAAAATGGTTTTCATGACCAAGAAGCTTACGTATCGCTATACATACCCGCTGGAACCTTATTGAATTATAACAACGGTAATCTACGCTGCTGGAAAGTACAAAGTGATAACGACCGTGGAGCGGACGGTTGTGAAATACAGGAATTCACATGGATGATGGGACTGGACGGGGAACTAAAATGCCAAGAATGCCCTGAAAAAGTATTGGAATACGATGAAAATGATGGGGATAACCGTATACGCATCAATCAAAATGGTATAGATATCAACATCAACGATAACGGGGAAAAGGGGAAAATCATAATCGATGAAAACGGAATCGATATTGATGTTAAGGACAATGGCGAGTCCTTTAAAATGAAGTTGAATGAAGATGGTGTTAAAATAAAAGCTAAGGAAAACGACACTATTTAAAACAGTTCATCACAAACAATCAACAGTTCGCTCCAAAAGAATAGTATCAAAGCAATAAAAACAACAATTTTACATCAACGAAAAACAATCTAAAACAACAAAATCATGACAACACTAGCAAGAATTGCAATCGGACTTATCATCGCGGTATTTTTATCGTCCTGCGCATTTGACATCAACTTTGGCAACGGTAAAAAAGGAAACGGGGTCGTAGTAAACGAGACCCGGGAAATTACCGATGAATTTACCATTATCACAGCTTCGGAAGGTCTACAGGTCTACGTAACACAGGCCAAAGATTTTAACATTGAAGTAGAGGCCGATGAAAACATCATAGACCTCATCGGAACCGATATAAGGGACGGTAGATTAAAAGTACATGCTATTGAAAACATAGGGAACGCCACCAAAAAAGTATACGTTTCCTTACCTGATATAACTGCCATCAAAGCATCAAGCGGAGCTCAGTTGACCTCAGAAAATACGATCAAATCAAACAACCTGGAAGTTGACGGCAGCAGTGGGGCCATTTTAAACGCCGAATTTATCGCCAGTGAAGTTGATATAGAAGCTAGTAGCGGAGCCAACCTTAGTGTATCGGGAACCGCGGATAAGGCTGAAGTTGACGTAAGCAGCGGTGGCAACATAAATGCAAAGGAATTAGAGGTAAAAACCTGTAGGGCCGATGCCAGTAGTGGTGGCAACATAAAAATACACGTGTCCAAATCCTTAACAGCCGACGCCAGTAGCGGTGGTAGCATCTCCTATTTGGGCGAACCCAATGTAGAGACCAAGAAATCGGTTTCAGGGAGTGTGCATAAATACTAACATATCCAAACAACCAAATACCGATTAAACCCATCTAAATTTAGGTGGGTTTTTAGTTTATTACCCGTTTTGGTTTCTTTATATTAGTATAAATCATTTTATACATGCAGATACGCCTTAAAAAATACGTTCTCCCGCTCAAACACACCTTTAGCATATCGCGGGAGTCCCATGATTTTCAAGACACCCTTATCGTTAGCCTTATATTCAACGGTAAAACAGGATATGGGGAAGCAACCGCTAACCCATACTATAAGATTACCGTAGAAAGTATGATGGCCGAAATAAAAGTTATCGAAGACGAAATAAATGATTTTGACTTCAAAACACCCGAAAAATTCCATCATTTTTTAGTGGAAAAGGAACTGACCCATTTCGCTATTTGCGCTTTGGATTTAGCGGCACATGATCTGTATGGAAAGCTACTTGATAAACCATTGTACGAGATATGGGGTACAAATACCAAAAATTACCCGATAACGAACTATACCATTGGGATTGCATCTATCGAAAAAATGGTGCGAAAAATGAAAGAAACCCCGTGGCCCATTTATAAAATAAAATTAGGCACTGAGGATGATGTAGCTATTGTAAGGGAGCTAAGAAAACATACCGATGCCATTTTTAGGATAGATGCCAATTGTGCTTGGACCGCTCAAGAAACCGTACATAATGCACCTTTACTAAAGGCTTTGGGGGTTGAGTTCTTGGAGCAACCATTGAAGGCAGATGATTGGGAAGGTATGAAAAAAGTAATGCAAGACAGTGTACTCCCGGTAATAGCTGACGAAAGTTGTATAGTAGAGACCGATGTTGAAAAATGTGCATTGTATTACAATGGCATCAATATAAAATTGACCAAATGTGGCGGACTTACGCCCGCCTTGAGAATGATAAGAAAAGGAAAGGAATTGGGGCTAAAAGTGATGGTGGGCTGTATGACCGAATCTACCGTAGGCATATCTGCCATAGCGCAATTAGTGCCCCAACTGGATTTTGTGGATATGGACGGTGCCATGTTGTTAAAAGAAGATATTGCAACGGGTGTTACCATAAAAGATGATGGTACACTAAGATTTCCCACTTTGGGCGGTAGTGGCGTAAACCTTATTGCATGAAGCATTACGTAGAATGTTTTCCTGGCAGAGAAATTGTTCTCAACAATACCAAATACCTTTACTTTGGGGGTACTGCTTATTTAGGATTACAGACCAATGTAGCCTTCCAGAATATATTTATCGAAAACCTAAAACGGTACGGTACAAATTACGGGGCTTCCCGAAAATCCAATGTACAATTGCCCATTTTTAAAAAAGCGGAAGAGCATTTGGCTAAAATTGTTGGCGCTGAAGCTTGTTTGACCATGTCTTCTGGTTACTTGGCAGGTCAGTTTATTTCTCAATATTTAAGTACATCAAACTATCGTTTTTTTTATGCGCCCAACACACATTCTGCCCTTTTCCAAACCAAATTAGAGCCCTATGCAACATTTGGTCAGTTAGCCGATGAAGTATGCGAACATTTAGAATCCAAGGAGGCATCGGTTCCGGTAGTCTTTTTGGATTCCATAGATTTTTCGGGAAACAACTATCCTAATTTTAAAGGCTTACAACTCTTACCCTTGAACAAGGTTATTTTAGTCGTTGACGATTCACATGGTATCGGTATTGTAGGGGATAATGGTGGCGGTGTTTACAAAACGATTAAAAAATTGAGTCCTAAAGAATTGATCGTGTCCAGTTCATTGGGCAAAGGTTTTGGCATACAGGCCGGTGGTATTTTTGGTACGGCACATAGAATTTCAGTATTGATGGATACCCCTTTTTTTGGTGGCGCCAGTCCCGCATCCCCCTCTGGTTTGGCCACTTTTTTTCAAAGTGAGAAACTTTATCAAAAAAATAGAAAAACATTGAAGGGTAATATAAAGTTTTTTACGGATACAGTATCGGATATCAATCAATTTACGCATATGAAGAACCATCCTGCTTTTAGTTTTTCCG from Costertonia aggregata harbors:
- a CDS encoding DUF4870 domain-containing protein — protein: MTESLTKHERNLSAIIHASTFSKFFIPFGNFIIPLVLWSANKKQYEFVDHNGKQALNFQISLLLYSIVLGIISIPFFIGFFPNIFDLDHFGFNRINNFNNLNINFDSDDFRFGTWLLPLGISGLLQGVLFVINMVYTILATIRTNEGQTFKYPITINFIK
- a CDS encoding nuclear transport factor 2 family protein, whose protein sequence is MFKNILVIIVIIFSTNALSAQVAEDSELYRTLKQYDSILFNAAFNTCNTDVLEKIFTEDFEFYHDKGGMTIGRESFLKPMKENCAKMDAQQPQPAKRILLEGSLRVYPLYNKGALYGAIQHGVHRFEFLDANKEYQKGDIAKFTHVWIKENNTWKVKRELSYDHQYKPK
- a CDS encoding aminotransferase class I/II-fold pyridoxal phosphate-dependent enzyme translates to MKHYVECFPGREIVLNNTKYLYFGGTAYLGLQTNVAFQNIFIENLKRYGTNYGASRKSNVQLPIFKKAEEHLAKIVGAEACLTMSSGYLAGQFISQYLSTSNYRFFYAPNTHSALFQTKLEPYATFGQLADEVCEHLESKEASVPVVFLDSIDFSGNNYPNFKGLQLLPLNKVILVVDDSHGIGIVGDNGGGVYKTIKKLSPKELIVSSSLGKGFGIQAGGIFGTAHRISVLMDTPFFGGASPASPSGLATFFQSEKLYQKNRKTLKGNIKFFTDTVSDINQFTHMKNHPAFSFSDMTLTEKLEENGIIVTNFKYPNEDSTVMSRIVISAAHKKEDIQYLCRHLNTLLK
- a CDS encoding head GIN domain-containing protein; translation: MTTLARIAIGLIIAVFLSSCAFDINFGNGKKGNGVVVNETREITDEFTIITASEGLQVYVTQAKDFNIEVEADENIIDLIGTDIRDGRLKVHAIENIGNATKKVYVSLPDITAIKASSGAQLTSENTIKSNNLEVDGSSGAILNAEFIASEVDIEASSGANLSVSGTADKAEVDVSSGGNINAKELEVKTCRADASSGGNIKIHVSKSLTADASSGGSISYLGEPNVETKKSVSGSVHKY
- a CDS encoding PadR family transcriptional regulator; the protein is MNVENTKAQMRKGVLEYCILSILNGKDKYASEILETLKDAKMLVVEGTIYPLLTRLKNAGLLNYRWEESTSGPPRKYYTLTETGKLFLKELDSTWDELRNATNIVTKNS
- a CDS encoding DUF4442 domain-containing protein; this encodes MATTTGKFNTFTFFKLPSAWWCGVRLKHLDKTRAIVTVKHRWINQNPFKSMFWAVQGMAAELSTGAMVIDQIRNSGKHISMLVANNNASFTKKATGKITFTCEDGHLIGDAIDKTIATGEGQTFWMKSVGVNVDGVVVSTFNFEWTVRVKKK
- a CDS encoding PspC domain-containing protein, with the translated sequence MNKTVNINLANILFHIDEDAFNKMRRYLESVKRSFANTPGSDEILADIEARIAELFTEKLENERQVITHKEVDEVITIMGQPEDYMVDEDIFEDEPKSRTTANQTPGTKKLYRDTEQKYVAGVSSGLGHYLGIDPIWVRLLWIILTIGSGGGFILLYGLLWILIPEAATTSQKLDMRGEDINISNIERKVKEGFDEVADKVKSVDYQKVGNQVKSSGKTFFDTLGDIIMFLFKIFGKFIGILLIIIGASAIIGLFVALLTVGIAGAVHIPGIDFYNIMDASNIPAWIVSLLGFFAVGIPFFFLLYLGLKILVTNLKSIGNIAKFSLLGLWLISVIMLIVFGVRQAAAHAYDGSFTEKHELFIPNGDVPVNITMVTTDSEGRGNMHIGDMILTYDEKGEEVLLSKDIRVRLKKSKDSIFRLEIRKDADGPSFEEARTTAKNINYTYSVDGNTIYLDEYLSTGKENGFHDQEAYVSLYIPAGTLLNYNNGNLRCWKVQSDNDRGADGCEIQEFTWMMGLDGELKCQECPEKVLEYDENDGDNRIRINQNGIDININDNGEKGKIIIDENGIDIDVKDNGESFKMKLNEDGVKIKAKENDTI
- a CDS encoding dipeptide epimerase is translated as MQIRLKKYVLPLKHTFSISRESHDFQDTLIVSLIFNGKTGYGEATANPYYKITVESMMAEIKVIEDEINDFDFKTPEKFHHFLVEKELTHFAICALDLAAHDLYGKLLDKPLYEIWGTNTKNYPITNYTIGIASIEKMVRKMKETPWPIYKIKLGTEDDVAIVRELRKHTDAIFRIDANCAWTAQETVHNAPLLKALGVEFLEQPLKADDWEGMKKVMQDSVLPVIADESCIVETDVEKCALYYNGINIKLTKCGGLTPALRMIRKGKELGLKVMVGCMTESTVGISAIAQLVPQLDFVDMDGAMLLKEDIATGVTIKDDGTLRFPTLGGSGVNLIA